A genomic region of Serratia fonticola contains the following coding sequences:
- the map gene encoding type I methionyl aminopeptidase, translated as MAISIKTPDDIQKMRVAGRLAAEVLEIIEPHVKPGVTTGELDRICHEYITTTQQAISACLGYHGFPKSVCISVNEVVCHGIPSDDKVLKDGDIVNIDVTVIKDGFHGDTSKMFIVGKPTILGERLCRITQESLYLALKMVKPGIRLRTLGKAIQQFVEAEKFSVVREYCGHGIGEVFHEEPQVLHYDADDGGVVLQPGMAFTIEPMVNAGDYRIRTMKDGWTVKTKDRSLSAQYEHTIVVTDNGCEIMTLRKDDTIPNIITHEM; from the coding sequence ATGGCAATCTCAATTAAAACACCGGATGACATTCAGAAAATGCGCGTTGCGGGCCGCCTGGCCGCAGAAGTGCTGGAAATCATCGAGCCTCACGTAAAACCGGGCGTTACCACCGGCGAACTGGACCGGATCTGTCACGAATATATCACTACGACACAGCAGGCTATCTCTGCGTGCCTGGGTTACCACGGCTTCCCGAAATCGGTCTGTATTTCGGTAAACGAAGTGGTCTGTCACGGTATTCCAAGCGATGACAAAGTGCTGAAAGACGGCGATATCGTCAACATCGATGTGACCGTGATTAAAGACGGCTTCCACGGCGATACCTCCAAGATGTTTATCGTCGGCAAACCCACCATTCTGGGCGAACGCTTATGCCGCATCACTCAGGAAAGCCTGTATCTGGCGCTGAAAATGGTTAAGCCCGGTATCCGCCTGCGTACCCTGGGTAAGGCGATTCAACAATTTGTTGAAGCAGAGAAATTCTCTGTCGTTCGCGAATATTGTGGCCACGGTATCGGCGAAGTTTTTCACGAAGAGCCCCAGGTACTGCATTACGATGCCGATGATGGCGGCGTGGTACTGCAACCCGGTATGGCATTCACTATCGAACCCATGGTCAATGCCGGTGATTACCGCATCCGCACCATGAAGGACGGCTGGACGGTGAAAACCAAAGATCGCAGCTTGTCGGCGCAGTATGAGCATACTATTGTGGTCACTGATAACGGCTGCGAGATAATGACGTTGCGCAAGGATGACACCATCCCCAATATCATTACGCACGAGATGTAA
- the rpsB gene encoding 30S ribosomal protein S2: MATVSMRDMLQAGVHFGHQTRYWNPKMKPFIFGARNKVHIINLEKTVPMVNAALAELTKISSRKGKILFVGTKRAASEAVKEYANSCDQFFVNHRWLGGMLTNWKTVRQSIKRLKDLEIQSQDGTFDKLTKKEALMRTRELEKLENSLGGIKDMGGLPDALFVIDADHEHIAIKEANNLGIPVFSIVDTNSDPDGVDFIIPGNDDAIRAIKLYLTAVATAVREGRSQDLAVQAEESFVEAE, encoded by the coding sequence ATGGCAACTGTTTCCATGCGCGACATGCTCCAGGCTGGTGTACACTTTGGTCACCAGACCCGTTACTGGAACCCGAAAATGAAGCCTTTCATCTTCGGCGCTCGTAACAAGGTTCACATCATCAACCTGGAAAAAACCGTACCAATGGTCAACGCAGCACTGGCTGAACTGACCAAGATCTCTTCCCGTAAAGGTAAGATCCTGTTCGTTGGTACCAAGCGCGCAGCAAGCGAAGCGGTAAAAGAATATGCTAACAGCTGCGATCAGTTCTTCGTGAACCATCGCTGGTTGGGTGGCATGCTGACTAACTGGAAAACCGTTCGTCAGTCAATCAAACGTTTGAAAGATCTGGAAATCCAGTCCCAAGACGGCACCTTCGACAAGCTGACCAAGAAAGAAGCGCTGATGCGTACTCGTGAATTGGAAAAGCTGGAAAACTCCCTGGGTGGTATCAAGGACATGGGTGGTCTGCCAGACGCTCTGTTTGTTATCGATGCCGATCACGAACACATCGCGATCAAAGAAGCCAACAACTTGGGTATCCCGGTATTCTCTATCGTTGATACCAACTCCGATCCAGACGGCGTTGACTTCATCATCCCTGGTAACGACGACGCAATCCGTGCAATCAAATTGTACCTGACTGCCGTTGCTACCGCCGTCCGTGAAGGTCGTTCTCAAGATCTGGCCGTTCAGGCGGAAGAAAGCTTCGTAGAAGCTGAATAA
- the tsf gene encoding translation elongation factor Ts codes for MADITAALVKELRERTGAGMMDCKKALVEANGDIELAIENMRKSGAIKAAKKAGNVAADGVIKTKIVGNYAMILEVNCQTDFVAKDAGFLAFADKVLDAAVAGKITDVDVLKAQFEDERVALVAKIGENINIRRVASLEGDVLGSYLHGARIGVLVAAKGADEELVKQIAMHVAASKPEFVKPEDVSAEVVEKEYQVQLDIAMQSGKPKEIAEKMVEGRMKKFTGEVSLTGQPFVIEPSKSVGQVLKEHNADVINFIRFEVGEGIEKVATDFAAEVAAMSKQS; via the coding sequence ATGGCTGATATTACCGCTGCTCTGGTAAAAGAACTGCGTGAGCGTACCGGCGCTGGCATGATGGATTGTAAAAAAGCACTGGTCGAAGCCAACGGCGACATCGAGCTGGCAATCGAAAACATGCGTAAATCTGGTGCGATCAAAGCAGCGAAAAAAGCAGGCAACGTAGCTGCTGACGGCGTGATCAAAACCAAGATCGTAGGCAACTACGCCATGATTCTGGAAGTTAACTGCCAGACCGACTTCGTAGCGAAAGATGCTGGTTTCCTGGCGTTTGCTGACAAAGTGCTGGACGCGGCTGTTGCTGGCAAAATCACTGACGTTGACGTGCTGAAGGCGCAGTTCGAAGATGAGCGTGTTGCTCTGGTGGCAAAAATCGGTGAGAACATCAACATTCGCCGTGTTGCTTCTCTGGAAGGCGACGTGCTGGGCAGCTACCTGCACGGCGCACGTATCGGTGTTCTGGTTGCCGCTAAAGGCGCAGACGAAGAGCTGGTTAAGCAAATTGCCATGCACGTAGCGGCAAGCAAGCCTGAATTCGTGAAGCCTGAAGACGTGTCTGCTGAAGTGGTAGAAAAAGAGTACCAGGTTCAGTTGGACATCGCGATGCAGTCTGGCAAGCCGAAAGAAATCGCAGAGAAGATGGTTGAAGGCCGTATGAAGAAATTCACCGGTGAAGTCTCTCTGACCGGTCAGCCTTTCGTTATCGAACCAAGCAAGAGCGTAGGCCAGGTGCTGAAAGAGCATAACGCTGACGTGATTAACTTCATCCGCTTCGAAGTGGGCGAAGGTATCGAGAAAGTAGCTACCGACTTTGCTGCTGAAGTTGCAGCAATGAGCAAGCAGTCTTAA
- the pyrH gene encoding UMP kinase, with translation MATNAKPVYQRILLKLSGEALQGAEGFGIDASVLDRMAQEVKELVELGIQVGVVIGGGNLFRGAGLAQAGMNRVVGDHMGMLATVMNGLAMRDALHRAYVNARLMSAIPLNGVCDNYSWAEAISLLRNNRVVIFSAGTGNPFFTTDSAACLRGIEIEADVVLKATKVDGVYSADPVKNPDATLFEQLTYQDVLERELKVMDLAAFTLARDHGLPIRVFNMNKPGALRRVVMGENEGTLITK, from the coding sequence ATGGCAACCAATGCAAAACCCGTTTATCAGCGTATTCTGCTCAAACTGAGTGGCGAGGCCCTGCAAGGTGCAGAAGGCTTTGGGATTGACGCTAGCGTTTTGGATCGCATGGCTCAGGAAGTAAAAGAGCTGGTCGAACTGGGCATTCAGGTCGGTGTAGTCATTGGTGGTGGCAACCTTTTCCGTGGTGCAGGCCTGGCGCAAGCCGGTATGAACCGCGTAGTGGGCGACCACATGGGAATGCTGGCTACCGTGATGAACGGCTTGGCTATGCGTGATGCACTGCACCGTGCCTATGTGAACGCCCGCCTGATGTCTGCAATTCCATTGAACGGCGTGTGTGATAATTACAGCTGGGCGGAGGCGATCAGCCTGCTGCGCAATAACCGCGTGGTGATTTTCTCTGCCGGTACAGGTAACCCGTTCTTCACCACCGATTCCGCAGCCTGCCTGCGTGGTATCGAAATTGAAGCCGATGTGGTATTGAAAGCGACTAAAGTGGATGGTGTATACTCCGCTGACCCGGTGAAGAATCCGGATGCAACGTTGTTTGAGCAGTTGACTTACCAGGACGTGCTGGAACGTGAGCTAAAAGTGATGGACCTGGCGGCGTTTACGCTGGCCCGCGATCACGGTTTGCCGATCCGCGTGTTCAACATGAACAAACCAGGTGCACTGCGCCGTGTGGTGATGGGTGAAAACGAAGGTACGCTGATCACCAAGTAA
- the frr gene encoding ribosome recycling factor, with translation MINEIRKDADSRMEKSVEAFKNQISKIRTGRASPSILDGIMVEYYGSATPLRQLANITVEDSRTLAINLFDRSLGSAVEKAIMSSDLGLNPNSAGSVIRVPLPPLTEERRKDLIKVVRGEAEQGRVAVRNVRRDANDKVKALLKDKEISEDEDRRSQEDIQKMTDAYIKLLDAALADKEKELMDF, from the coding sequence GTGATTAATGAAATCAGAAAAGACGCTGATTCACGCATGGAAAAAAGCGTAGAAGCATTCAAAAACCAAATCAGCAAGATCCGCACTGGCCGTGCTTCTCCAAGCATTCTGGATGGCATCATGGTGGAATACTACGGTTCCGCAACGCCGTTGCGCCAGTTGGCCAACATCACCGTAGAAGATTCCCGTACTCTGGCGATCAACCTGTTTGACCGTTCTCTGGGGTCGGCAGTGGAAAAAGCCATCATGTCCTCCGATCTGGGCCTGAATCCTAACTCGGCTGGCAGCGTGATCCGTGTTCCACTTCCTCCACTGACGGAAGAGCGCCGTAAGGATCTGATCAAAGTGGTACGTGGTGAAGCAGAGCAGGGGCGTGTTGCCGTGCGTAACGTGCGCCGTGATGCCAACGATAAAGTGAAAGCCTTGCTGAAAGACAAAGAAATCAGCGAAGACGAAGATCGTCGTTCACAAGAAGACATTCAGAAAATGACCGATGCCTACATCAAGCTGCTTGATGCTGCACTGGCTGATAAAGAAAAAGAGTTGATGGATTTCTAA
- the ispC gene encoding 1-deoxy-D-xylulose-5-phosphate reductoisomerase, translated as MKQLTILGSTGSVGTSTLAVVRANPDLFAIKALVAGRNVAVMAQQCIEFRPDYAAMADEKSANELRAVLAENDIKTEVLAGEQAACQLAALDEVDQVTAAIVGAAGLLPTLAAIRAGKQVLLANKESLVTCGRLFMDAVQKSQAQLLPLDSEHNAIFQSLPENIQRQLGYTSLEAHGVSRIVLTGSGGPFRTTPLEQFATMTPDQACAHPNWSMGRKISVDSATMMNKGLEYIEARWLFNASAEQMEVILHPQSVIHSMVRYADGSVLAQLGTPDMRTPIAHAMAYPQRVNSGVAELDFCRIGALTFSEPERERYPCLYLAIEAFDAGQAATTALNAANEIAVAAFLQEQIRFTDIYVLNQKVVECLALQEPTSVEMVLEIDRQAREVATGLVRTLRM; from the coding sequence ATGAAGCAACTGACTATTCTGGGCTCAACCGGCTCCGTGGGCACCAGCACCCTGGCTGTGGTTAGGGCCAATCCCGATCTTTTCGCGATTAAAGCACTGGTGGCTGGCCGTAATGTGGCAGTCATGGCACAACAGTGTATCGAGTTCCGCCCAGACTATGCAGCCATGGCGGATGAAAAATCGGCAAACGAATTGCGGGCTGTGCTGGCAGAAAACGATATCAAAACCGAGGTGCTGGCGGGTGAGCAGGCGGCTTGTCAACTTGCCGCTTTAGATGAAGTCGATCAGGTTACTGCTGCTATCGTAGGGGCAGCCGGGCTGTTGCCGACGTTGGCGGCCATCCGCGCCGGGAAACAGGTGCTGCTGGCGAACAAAGAATCTTTGGTGACCTGCGGCCGTCTGTTTATGGATGCGGTACAAAAGAGCCAGGCACAATTACTGCCGCTCGACAGTGAACATAACGCTATCTTCCAGAGCCTGCCTGAAAATATTCAACGCCAACTGGGATATACTTCCCTGGAAGCTCACGGAGTTTCACGCATCGTCCTGACCGGTTCTGGCGGTCCGTTCCGTACTACGCCGTTGGAACAGTTTGCCACGATGACGCCGGATCAGGCTTGCGCACACCCTAATTGGTCCATGGGGCGCAAGATCTCGGTGGATTCAGCCACCATGATGAATAAAGGGCTGGAGTATATCGAGGCCCGCTGGCTGTTCAACGCTTCGGCAGAGCAGATGGAAGTCATTCTGCATCCACAGTCAGTGATTCACTCGATGGTACGCTATGCGGATGGCAGCGTGCTGGCCCAGTTGGGTACGCCAGATATGCGTACGCCTATCGCCCATGCGATGGCTTATCCGCAGCGGGTCAACTCTGGTGTCGCTGAACTCGATTTCTGCCGGATAGGGGCGTTGACCTTCTCTGAGCCTGAGCGTGAGCGCTATCCTTGCCTGTATCTGGCGATCGAAGCCTTCGACGCAGGGCAAGCAGCGACCACGGCACTCAATGCAGCCAATGAAATCGCCGTGGCGGCATTCTTGCAGGAACAGATTCGTTTCACAGATATTTATGTGCTGAACCAAAAAGTTGTTGAATGCCTGGCGTTGCAGGAACCGACCTCGGTTGAGATGGTGTTGGAGATCGATCGACAGGCTCGTGAAGTGGCTACTGGTTTGGTGCGCACATTGCGTATGTAA
- the ispU gene encoding (2E,6E)-farnesyl-diphosphate-specific ditrans,polycis-undecaprenyl-diphosphate synthase: MSSANQQEASLFAQGPRHVAIIMDGNGRWAKRQGKLRVFGHKAGVKSVRRAVSFAASHHLDALTLYAFSSENWNRPAQEVSALMELFVRALDSEVKSLHKHNVRLRVIGDISRFSVRLQERIRRSEQLTENNDGLTLNVAANYGGRWDIIQGVRDLAEQVQQGTLQPEQISEALLNERVCMSDLSPVDLVIRTGGEHRISNFLLWQIAYAELYFTDVLWPDFDELVFEGALNAFAQRERRFGGTTPIDVNAS; encoded by the coding sequence ATGTCGTCCGCAAACCAACAAGAAGCGAGTCTATTTGCTCAAGGACCACGTCACGTCGCGATTATCATGGATGGTAATGGGCGCTGGGCCAAACGTCAGGGTAAGTTACGTGTCTTCGGTCATAAAGCAGGAGTGAAATCGGTGCGTCGTGCGGTCAGTTTCGCCGCCAGTCATCATTTAGATGCGCTCACGCTTTATGCCTTCAGCAGCGAAAACTGGAACCGTCCGGCGCAGGAAGTGTCTGCCTTGATGGAGCTTTTTGTCCGTGCACTGGACAGTGAAGTAAAAAGCCTGCATAAACATAATGTCAGATTACGTGTGATCGGTGATATCAGCCGTTTCAGCGTGCGCTTGCAAGAGCGGATACGTCGCTCTGAGCAACTGACAGAAAATAACGATGGCCTGACGCTTAACGTTGCCGCCAACTACGGTGGTCGTTGGGATATCATTCAGGGAGTAAGGGATCTGGCCGAGCAAGTGCAGCAGGGTACGTTGCAACCGGAGCAGATCAGTGAGGCGTTACTGAATGAGCGTGTCTGCATGAGCGATCTGTCGCCCGTGGATTTAGTGATCCGTACCGGCGGTGAACATCGCATAAGTAACTTTTTGTTGTGGCAAATTGCCTATGCCGAGCTTTACTTTACTGATGTACTCTGGCCAGATTTTGATGAACTTGTCTTTGAAGGTGCGCTGAATGCATTTGCACAACGCGAGCGTCGCTTCGGGGGAACAACACCTATCGACGTCAATGCGTCCTAG
- the cdsA gene encoding phosphatidate cytidylyltransferase — protein sequence MLKSRLITALILIPIVIAALFLLPPLGFALVTLAVCMLAAWEWGQLAGFVSRSQRIWLALLCGFLLALMMLSVPAYHQSVHQLQVEGPLWLSLAWWLAALALVLFYPGSAALWRNSRLLRLVFGLLTIVPFFWGMLALRQFDYEQNHFTGAWWLLYVMLLVWGADSGAYMFGKLFGKHKLAPKVSPGKTWEGLIGGLITSAVISWLFGRYAPLTIEPMTLLVCSVIAALASVLGDLTESMFKREAGIKDSGHLIPGHGGILDRIDSLTAAVPVFACLMLLVF from the coding sequence TTGCTGAAGTCTCGCCTTATAACGGCCCTGATTTTAATTCCGATTGTTATCGCCGCGCTGTTTTTGCTGCCGCCGTTGGGCTTTGCCCTGGTAACTCTCGCTGTCTGTATGCTGGCTGCCTGGGAATGGGGGCAACTGGCCGGTTTTGTTTCTCGCTCTCAACGTATCTGGTTGGCGCTGCTGTGCGGCTTCCTGTTGGCGTTGATGATGCTCAGCGTGCCTGCCTACCATCAGTCCGTCCACCAATTGCAGGTCGAGGGGCCATTGTGGCTGTCACTGGCCTGGTGGCTGGCTGCCTTGGCGCTGGTGTTGTTCTATCCCGGTTCTGCAGCGTTATGGCGTAACTCGCGTCTGCTGCGGCTGGTTTTTGGCCTGCTGACCATTGTGCCGTTTTTCTGGGGCATGCTGGCATTACGCCAGTTCGATTATGAACAGAATCATTTTACCGGTGCCTGGTGGTTGCTGTACGTTATGCTGCTGGTCTGGGGTGCCGATTCCGGTGCCTACATGTTCGGTAAGCTGTTTGGCAAGCACAAACTGGCTCCCAAGGTCTCTCCGGGCAAAACCTGGGAAGGGCTGATCGGGGGCTTGATTACCTCTGCTGTGATTTCGTGGCTGTTTGGTCGTTATGCCCCATTGACCATAGAACCAATGACGCTGCTGGTCTGTTCAGTGATTGCCGCGCTGGCTTCGGTCTTGGGCGATCTTACGGAAAGTATGTTTAAACGTGAAGCGGGTATCAAGGACAGCGGTCATCTGATACCGGGGCATGGCGGCATACTGGATCGTATTGATAGCCTGACTGCGGCAGTGCCTGTATTTGCCTGCTTGATGCTGTTAGTGTTTTAA